A genomic segment from Rickettsiella endosymbiont of Miltochrista miniata encodes:
- a CDS encoding DMT family transporter, whose protein sequence is MVKHLKRIGSAKKRKLALLYLVIGAIAIGFAPIFVRLSEVGPIATGFWRVAIAFPILTLLSIGQGYTRPDDRQAPILRDYLWLLFSGVLFGGDLATWHLSIQYTTIANSTLIANFSPIIIALWGWIVLRKPPQKKLVIGLLLAILGIAVLIHPTLHMDKNIRMGDGLAFITAFFYAGYLLVLNRARKKFTAFSSMAISTFASMLTLLIITCLSSELAIPQTEMAWIILFALALFAHILGQGLIAYALPYLPVTFSSTALLIQPMVAAMAGWYFFSEYLGLSQLIGMLIALVGIFLAKQTI, encoded by the coding sequence ATGGTCAAGCATTTAAAAAGGATTGGTTCAGCGAAAAAACGTAAACTTGCCCTATTATATTTAGTGATAGGTGCTATAGCGATAGGTTTTGCTCCTATTTTTGTCCGATTAAGCGAAGTAGGTCCAATTGCGACAGGATTTTGGCGAGTGGCTATCGCCTTTCCTATTTTAACCTTACTTTCCATAGGACAAGGCTATACTCGTCCCGATGATAGGCAGGCGCCGATTTTAAGAGATTATCTTTGGTTATTATTTTCAGGTGTTTTATTTGGCGGCGATCTAGCCACATGGCATCTTTCTATTCAATATACGACTATCGCTAATTCGACTTTAATTGCTAACTTTTCACCCATCATTATCGCTTTATGGGGATGGATTGTTTTACGTAAGCCACCACAAAAAAAATTAGTGATTGGTTTATTATTAGCCATTTTAGGTATAGCCGTCTTAATTCATCCTACCCTTCACATGGACAAAAATATCCGTATGGGTGATGGATTGGCCTTCATCACCGCTTTTTTCTATGCCGGTTATTTATTAGTACTGAATCGAGCGCGTAAAAAATTTACTGCTTTTTCAAGTATGGCGATATCAACTTTTGCCAGCATGCTCACTCTGCTTATCATCACCTGCCTGTCCAGCGAGCTGGCTATACCGCAAACGGAAATGGCTTGGATCATTTTATTTGCTCTAGCTTTGTTTGCGCATATTTTAGGACAAGGACTGATCGCTTATGCCTTACCCTATTTACCCGTTACCTTCTCGTCAACCGCCTTGCTTATCCAACCGATGGTGGCTGCGATGGCAGGTTGGTACTTTTTTTCAGAATATTTAGGCCTCAGTCAACTGATCGGTATGTTGATCGCCTTAGTGGGTATCTTTTTGGCTAAACAGACCATTTGA
- a CDS encoding efflux RND transporter permease subunit, producing MRFTDIFIQRPVLATVISLLILVLGIRSLTLLQVRQYPYTENAVITVSTVYTGADPALIAGFITTPLENSIAQAQGIDYLTSSSTQGSSSIQANLLLNYDPNKALTEINTKVNAILNQLPKQSQQPTLSIAIGETIDSMYIGFYSPKLASNQITDYLTRVVQPKLQAVSGVQQAEIVGQHSFSLRAWLDPAKLASYGLGADDVANALANNDFIAAVGRTKGDMVTVDLTVNTGLNNVEQFQNLIVKAQSGAIIRLKDVAKVTLGSQSYNTSVKFDNKPAVYIGIKVAPTANVLSVIKNIRKAMPAITAQLPQGLNGKIVYDESRYINSSIHEVMASLIEALVIVTLVIFLFLGSIRSVIIPVIAMPLSLIGAFFIMLLLGYTINLLTLLALVLAIGLVVDDAIIIVENIYRHIELGQSPFEAAIRGARELAIPIISISVVLIAVYVPIGFMGGLTGALFTEFAFTLAGAVGISAIIALTLSPMMCSLSLKPSVKDQHKGFVGFIDAKFDKLREFYERLLHGSLNNVSVTIVFALIILSSIYFLYVTSKNELAPQEDQGLIISLLTAAPNATLQQTQLYSNQVFKIFETYPETDHVFQLDGVNGLNTSIGGMVFKSWNERKRTTNQLQPQIQHLFDGIAGARVAAFQKPSLPGGGSGLPVQFVITTTDDYVKLNDVSQALLDEARKSGLFVYLDTDLKLDKPQGAIQLDRDKASQLGLTMADVGDLLTSAMSENYINYFNFDGRSYQVIPQVIRGYRLNADQLLNYYLKIPNGSMIPLSTIAQLKTIVVPESINHFQQLNSATISAVPFPGVTMGDALQGLQNIAKKIFPENYNMDYAAQSRQYQQESSALILTFFLALIIIFLCLSAQFESFRDPLIILISVSMSICGALIFISLGVGGASLNIYTEVGLVTLIGLISKHGILIVQFANDLQQEGNKKREAIQMAAGIRLRPILMTTASMVLGVIPLIFASGAGAISRFNIGLVIASGISIGTLFTLFVVPAMYLLLAQDHQAHTASDMPGDPVLNG from the coding sequence ATGCGCTTTACGGATATTTTCATTCAGCGGCCTGTGTTAGCGACCGTGATTAGTTTATTAATCTTGGTGCTAGGAATTCGTTCGTTAACTTTGCTACAGGTTCGACAGTATCCTTATACTGAAAATGCTGTAATAACCGTTTCTACGGTATATACCGGCGCCGATCCTGCTTTGATTGCAGGATTTATCACCACCCCTCTAGAAAATTCTATTGCCCAGGCGCAAGGAATTGATTATTTAACATCAAGTAGTACACAAGGCAGCAGCTCGATACAAGCTAATTTGTTACTGAATTATGATCCGAATAAAGCATTAACCGAAATTAATACCAAAGTAAATGCCATTCTTAATCAATTACCTAAGCAATCTCAACAACCGACATTAAGTATTGCTATCGGTGAAACCATAGACTCGATGTATATTGGTTTTTATAGTCCTAAGTTAGCGAGCAATCAAATTACTGATTATCTGACCCGAGTGGTACAGCCGAAATTACAAGCTGTAAGTGGTGTTCAGCAAGCTGAAATTGTCGGCCAACATTCATTTTCACTTCGTGCTTGGTTAGATCCCGCTAAATTAGCTTCTTATGGTTTAGGTGCCGATGATGTGGCGAATGCACTAGCTAATAATGATTTTATTGCTGCTGTTGGGCGTACTAAGGGCGATATGGTCACTGTTGATTTAACTGTAAACACGGGTTTAAACAACGTAGAACAATTTCAAAACTTAATTGTCAAAGCACAAAGTGGCGCGATTATACGTTTAAAAGATGTCGCCAAAGTGACTTTAGGTTCACAAAGTTATAACACTTCCGTAAAGTTTGATAATAAACCGGCCGTTTATATCGGCATTAAAGTGGCACCGACCGCTAACGTGCTTTCTGTTATAAAAAATATAAGAAAAGCGATGCCTGCTATCACAGCACAGTTACCACAAGGACTAAATGGAAAAATTGTTTATGATGAAAGTCGCTATATAAATAGTTCTATTCATGAAGTGATGGCCAGTTTGATAGAAGCTTTAGTAATCGTTACGTTGGTTATTTTTTTATTTTTAGGCTCTATACGTTCGGTGATTATTCCCGTTATTGCTATGCCTTTATCCTTAATAGGGGCATTTTTTATTATGCTTTTACTGGGCTATACGATAAATTTACTCACCTTGTTAGCCTTAGTATTAGCTATAGGTCTAGTCGTCGACGACGCAATTATTATTGTAGAAAATATTTATCGACATATAGAATTGGGTCAGTCACCTTTTGAAGCCGCTATCAGAGGTGCTAGAGAGTTGGCTATTCCCATTATTTCAATCTCGGTAGTTTTAATTGCAGTTTATGTACCGATAGGTTTTATGGGAGGATTAACTGGTGCTCTGTTTACTGAATTTGCCTTTACATTAGCGGGCGCGGTTGGGATTTCTGCCATTATTGCCTTAACGCTTTCTCCCATGATGTGCTCACTCTCTTTAAAACCCAGTGTTAAGGATCAACATAAAGGTTTTGTGGGTTTTATTGACGCTAAATTTGATAAATTACGTGAATTCTATGAGCGACTTTTGCATGGTTCACTGAATAATGTATCCGTAACCATTGTATTTGCATTAATTATTTTAAGTAGTATTTATTTTTTATATGTAACTTCTAAGAATGAATTAGCACCTCAAGAAGACCAAGGGCTTATTATCAGTTTATTAACGGCGGCGCCTAATGCGACTTTGCAGCAAACGCAATTATATTCCAATCAGGTGTTCAAAATTTTTGAAACTTATCCTGAAACCGATCATGTTTTTCAATTAGATGGTGTTAATGGACTTAATACTAGTATTGGTGGGATGGTCTTTAAATCATGGAATGAACGCAAGCGCACCACCAATCAATTACAACCGCAGATACAACATTTATTTGATGGCATAGCAGGAGCCCGCGTAGCTGCATTTCAAAAACCTTCTTTACCGGGTGGAGGAAGCGGATTACCCGTACAGTTTGTCATTACCACTACGGATGATTATGTTAAATTAAATGATGTTTCCCAAGCGTTATTAGATGAAGCGCGTAAGAGTGGCTTATTTGTTTATTTAGATACTGATCTTAAATTAGATAAACCTCAAGGAGCCATACAACTTGATCGCGATAAAGCATCACAACTCGGTTTAACGATGGCCGATGTGGGAGATTTATTAACCTCTGCGATGAGTGAAAATTATATTAATTATTTTAATTTTGATGGTCGTTCTTATCAAGTTATCCCGCAAGTGATACGAGGTTATCGTTTGAATGCCGATCAATTACTTAATTATTATTTAAAAATCCCCAATGGTTCGATGATTCCTTTATCAACGATAGCACAATTAAAAACTATTGTGGTACCAGAATCGATTAACCATTTTCAGCAGCTAAATTCAGCCACTATTTCAGCCGTTCCTTTCCCTGGTGTGACTATGGGCGATGCATTGCAAGGCTTGCAAAATATAGCTAAAAAAATATTTCCAGAAAACTATAATATGGATTACGCAGCTCAATCGCGTCAATACCAGCAGGAAAGTAGCGCCTTGATTTTAACTTTTTTCTTAGCATTAATTATTATTTTCCTTTGTTTGTCGGCGCAATTCGAAAGTTTTCGTGATCCATTAATTATTTTAATCAGCGTGTCTATGTCAATTTGTGGTGCACTTATTTTTATAAGCTTAGGTGTCGGTGGAGCGAGTTTAAATATATATACTGAAGTGGGTTTGGTGACGTTAATAGGCTTAATTAGCAAACATGGAATTTTGATTGTGCAATTTGCTAATGATTTACAACAAGAAGGAAATAAAAAACGTGAAGCTATACAAATGGCTGCCGGTATTCGGCTTCGACCTATCTTAATGACTACTGCTTCGATGGTTTTAGGCGTTATTCCGTTAATTTTCGCATCTGGAGCCGGTGCTATTAGCCGTTTTAATATCGGTTTAGTGATTGCTTCTGGTATTTCTATTGGTACCTTATTTACTTTATTTGTCGTGCCGGCCATGTATTTACTGTTGGCTCAGGATCATCAAGCACACACGGCAAGTGATATGCCGGGTGATCCGGTATTGAATGGATAA
- a CDS encoding DMT family transporter, with the protein MKLSSKANLYLILATLMWGITFPLTRNALTEVDPFVFVSLRFALAALVLLPSVWILFHNTTRSILRGSLIIGVLNAGAYLSQTIGLETVHSARAAFITGASVILVPFLAPLFKLEKPSRLDLLCSGIGFLGLYVLMDVKHLYLGHGDLWIFLGAICFSLQITYLQRINQLIGDYQLLAFYQLLFTIPFVFLFTKGHSFSAALQPQALIGIIFCAVFATSLAYYLQNKYQKFTSAPKAALIFALEPVFASLFGVLINHEMLAKTTLVGGSLLLISLILPAAVSLKKESDPLIK; encoded by the coding sequence ATGAAATTATCTAGTAAAGCAAATCTTTATCTTATTTTAGCCACCTTGATGTGGGGGATTACTTTTCCGTTGACTCGAAATGCTTTGACTGAGGTCGATCCGTTTGTATTTGTGAGTTTACGTTTTGCTTTAGCTGCGCTGGTTTTGTTACCTAGTGTCTGGATTTTGTTCCACAACACCACCCGATCTATTTTGCGTGGCAGTTTGATCATTGGAGTTCTCAATGCAGGGGCTTATCTTAGTCAAACCATAGGTTTAGAAACCGTGCATTCTGCACGTGCGGCATTTATTACAGGCGCTAGTGTTATTTTAGTTCCTTTTCTAGCGCCTTTGTTTAAACTAGAAAAACCAAGTCGCTTGGATTTGTTGTGTTCGGGCATAGGATTTCTAGGGCTTTATGTTTTAATGGATGTAAAACATCTTTATCTCGGGCATGGCGATTTATGGATTTTTTTAGGGGCTATCTGTTTTTCCTTACAAATTACTTATCTACAACGTATTAATCAATTGATCGGCGATTACCAATTATTAGCTTTTTACCAACTTTTGTTTACCATTCCTTTTGTATTTTTATTTACTAAAGGTCATTCTTTTAGTGCCGCTTTGCAGCCGCAAGCTTTAATTGGCATTATCTTTTGTGCTGTATTTGCAACCAGTTTGGCGTATTATTTACAAAATAAATATCAAAAATTTACCAGTGCTCCGAAAGCCGCGTTGATATTTGCCTTGGAACCGGTATTTGCTAGTTTATTTGGCGTATTGATTAACCATGAAATGTTGGCAAAAACCACACTGGTTGGTGGCTCATTATTGTTGATAAGCTTAATTCTTCCAGCGGCAGTGAGCTTGAAAAAAGAATCTGATCCTCTCATCAAATAA
- a CDS encoding efflux transporter outer membrane subunit, whose amino-acid sequence MWAFYRSCYQFAMIAMMLGSLSACLVGPDFVSPEPPKVNHYTKPPWPCRTGSAPGHGGASQQFIQAKTISAEWWRLFHSPKINKLICQGITNSPNLRAAQATLREAQENLSAGIGNGLYPNISAQLTAQRGSNTGFFSGNATNNSITTTSSGIPSAIFNLFNASLNASYVLDFFGGIRRQIQGLQSQVEYQYFELRAAYLSLTSNIVTTAITIASLHRQICVTKQLIREQAAQLAIIKKQFDLGGVSQIEVVAQQTQLAQTRATLPPLEKSWAQTRHLLAILVGAFPSECHIIPSLDLDELHLPTELPLSVPSALVRQRPDVRAAEALWEAANAQIGVATANLYPQFALNGSWGKSNSVGSQVFSSQSNLWNIGGGLLQPLFRGGALIAERRAAIAAYDAAAAQYREVVLKAFQNVADTLRAIEADAREMRAQKQAESAAYTNLYLVKQQFSLGGVSYLSLLDAQRQYQQTRISLVQAEASRYADTAALFQALGGGWWNSNCQ is encoded by the coding sequence ATGTGGGCTTTTTATAGGAGCTGTTATCAATTTGCCATGATTGCCATGATGTTGGGTAGTCTAAGTGCTTGCCTGGTGGGGCCCGATTTTGTATCACCTGAACCTCCGAAGGTAAATCATTACACAAAACCTCCGTGGCCTTGTAGAACGGGCAGCGCGCCAGGGCATGGAGGAGCGTCGCAGCAATTTATTCAAGCCAAAACTATTTCCGCGGAGTGGTGGCGTTTATTTCATTCACCTAAAATAAATAAACTCATTTGCCAAGGTATTACTAACAGCCCTAATTTAAGAGCGGCACAAGCTACCTTACGCGAAGCACAGGAAAATTTAAGTGCGGGCATAGGAAATGGTTTGTATCCAAATATCTCAGCTCAATTGACAGCGCAGCGTGGTTCTAACACTGGATTTTTTTCGGGCAATGCTACAAATAATTCGATAACCACAACCTCAAGTGGGATTCCTTCCGCAATATTTAATCTATTTAATGCCTCATTAAATGCTTCTTATGTACTTGATTTTTTTGGAGGAATACGCAGGCAAATACAAGGTTTACAATCCCAAGTTGAATATCAATATTTTGAACTTCGCGCGGCATACCTGAGTTTAACATCCAATATTGTGACTACAGCTATTACCATTGCTTCGTTGCATCGACAAATTTGTGTGACAAAACAATTGATACGGGAACAAGCCGCACAATTGGCGATTATAAAAAAACAATTTGATCTCGGCGGTGTTTCGCAAATTGAGGTGGTCGCGCAACAAACGCAGTTGGCGCAAACGCGAGCAACTTTACCGCCTTTAGAAAAAAGTTGGGCGCAAACACGTCATTTGCTGGCTATTTTAGTGGGCGCTTTCCCTAGTGAATGTCATATTATTCCGTCTTTGGATTTGGATGAATTGCACTTACCGACAGAACTTCCATTGAGTGTGCCTTCTGCATTGGTTCGACAAAGGCCCGATGTGCGTGCCGCTGAAGCGTTATGGGAGGCGGCTAATGCTCAAATAGGCGTTGCTACGGCTAACTTATACCCACAATTTGCGTTGAATGGTTCTTGGGGTAAATCTAATTCAGTCGGAAGTCAAGTATTTAGCTCGCAAAGTAACTTATGGAATATTGGTGGGGGATTACTTCAACCCCTATTTCGAGGTGGTGCTTTAATTGCTGAACGTCGTGCGGCTATTGCTGCTTACGATGCTGCTGCTGCCCAGTATCGAGAAGTCGTACTGAAAGCTTTTCAAAATGTAGCGGATACGTTAAGAGCAATAGAAGCGGATGCTCGAGAAATGCGCGCACAAAAACAGGCCGAATCAGCGGCGTATACAAATTTATATTTGGTGAAACAACAATTTTCTTTAGGCGGTGTCAGTTATCTTTCTTTATTGGATGCACAACGACAATATCAGCAAACACGCATTAGTTTAGTACAAGCAGAAGCCAGTCGATACGCGGATACTGCAGCCTTATTTCAAGCTTTAGGGGGTGGATGGTGGAACTCGAATTGTCAGTAG
- the pepN gene encoding aminopeptidase N: MTELKTTFLKDYIPPSFLINTVELTFKLDEDLTQVNSRLTLIRDSVTENKNKSLVLQGENCELIFIKLDGQLLPAKEYQLKDHELTIFQVPDKFSLEIENRIKPKENTALSGLYVSRGIFCTQCEAEGFRRITYFLDRPDVLARYTTTIIADKSKYPILLSNGNKIAEQDLASNQHSITWEDPFKKPSYLFALVAGDLEYIQDEFVTQSQRKISLQIFSEKGEKDKCLHAMDSLKKAMRWDEQAYGREYDLDIFMIAVIDDFNMGAMENKGLNIFNAQTILADPNSATDADYSYITKVVGHEYFHNWTGDRITCRDWFQLSLKEGLTVFREQEFSESIGNPATERINTVRQLRAMQFAEDAGPLAHPVQPDSYIEINNFYTMTVYEKGAEIIRMMKVLVGQRLFRKGMDDYFIDHDGQAVTIEDFVKSIEKGSGYDLKQFRRWYKQSGTPELQVDYHYSPEEKTFDLILKQHCPATPGQPTKKPFYIPLVMALLNPEGQAIDLQLVGDDKPMGIECTLKLRESEHVFQFVNVQAKPIPSLLRNFSAPVKLKVKYSDEDLAFLMQSDTDGFNRWDAAQELASRIVLRRIQSSASSEDSAVNQLIKGYKILFADDKQDSKDLLAELLSLPSEAAFAEQMPIIDIDGIHEEREWLRFQSAKKLENNFLHCYQVCHDLKPYVFDKKSVTNRRLANLSLTYLMLLQDPNVHHLCVDHYKKADNLTDRMVALSEIVNHNLSQRDRFLKEFYEKNSANSLVVCKWLAIQARAPLPDTLHQVKKLLKHPAFDWKNPNKIRSLIGVFCSENRSQFHDRSGAGYVFLSEQIQRLDPINPQIAARLVKPFTQWKRFDANRQALMREQLEKLIKIPGLSSDVYEMVSKSLL; encoded by the coding sequence ATGACTGAATTAAAAACTACCTTTTTAAAAGATTACATCCCACCTAGTTTTTTGATAAATACGGTTGAATTAACGTTTAAGTTAGATGAGGATTTGACGCAGGTTAATTCTCGTTTGACGCTTATTCGTGACTCGGTAACAGAAAATAAAAATAAATCACTGGTTTTGCAGGGTGAGAATTGCGAATTAATTTTTATTAAACTTGACGGACAGCTTTTACCAGCGAAAGAATATCAACTTAAGGATCATGAATTAACTATTTTTCAAGTACCTGACAAGTTTAGTCTTGAGATTGAAAATAGAATTAAGCCTAAAGAAAATACCGCATTAAGTGGATTGTATGTTTCTCGAGGAATTTTTTGCACTCAGTGTGAGGCAGAAGGTTTTCGTCGCATCACTTATTTTTTAGATAGGCCCGATGTGTTAGCGCGTTACACCACCACTATTATTGCTGATAAATCAAAATACCCGATTTTATTATCAAATGGTAATAAAATCGCCGAGCAGGATTTAGCGAGCAATCAACATTCTATTACTTGGGAAGATCCATTCAAAAAGCCCAGTTATTTATTTGCCTTGGTTGCAGGTGATTTAGAATATATTCAAGATGAATTTGTAACTCAATCACAACGCAAAATAAGCTTACAGATTTTTTCTGAAAAAGGTGAAAAAGATAAATGTCTTCATGCAATGGATTCTTTAAAAAAAGCCATGCGTTGGGATGAACAAGCTTATGGTCGTGAATATGATTTAGACATCTTCATGATTGCGGTCATCGATGATTTCAATATGGGAGCGATGGAAAATAAAGGGCTTAATATTTTCAATGCACAGACCATTTTGGCGGATCCGAATTCGGCAACCGACGCAGATTATAGTTATATTACCAAAGTAGTAGGGCATGAATATTTTCATAATTGGACCGGTGATCGCATTACTTGTCGCGACTGGTTTCAATTAAGTCTTAAAGAAGGATTGACTGTTTTCCGTGAACAGGAATTCAGCGAATCTATTGGTAATCCTGCTACTGAACGGATCAACACGGTAAGACAATTAAGAGCTATGCAGTTTGCAGAAGATGCAGGTCCTTTAGCTCATCCCGTGCAACCTGATTCTTATATTGAGATTAATAATTTTTATACCATGACGGTGTATGAAAAAGGCGCTGAAATCATTCGCATGATGAAGGTCTTAGTGGGTCAAAGGTTATTTCGTAAAGGCATGGATGATTATTTTATCGATCATGATGGACAAGCCGTCACCATCGAAGATTTTGTTAAATCGATTGAGAAAGGGAGCGGTTACGATCTAAAACAATTTCGTCGCTGGTATAAACAATCGGGAACACCGGAATTACAGGTTGATTACCATTATTCACCCGAAGAAAAAACCTTTGATTTGATACTTAAACAACATTGTCCTGCTACACCGGGACAACCGACTAAAAAACCTTTTTATATTCCTTTAGTGATGGCGTTATTAAATCCAGAAGGCCAAGCTATTGATTTACAATTAGTCGGTGATGATAAACCTATGGGGATAGAGTGCACATTGAAGCTGAGAGAGTCCGAACATGTTTTTCAATTTGTTAATGTCCAAGCTAAACCGATTCCTTCTTTATTAAGAAATTTTTCTGCACCAGTAAAACTTAAAGTTAAATATTCTGACGAAGATCTTGCATTTTTAATGCAGTCAGATACCGATGGTTTTAATCGATGGGATGCTGCACAGGAATTGGCAAGTCGAATTGTGTTGCGCCGAATTCAATCCTCAGCATCAAGCGAAGACTCAGCAGTTAATCAATTGATTAAGGGATATAAAATTCTATTTGCTGATGATAAGCAGGATAGTAAGGATCTATTGGCAGAATTATTAAGTTTACCTAGTGAAGCTGCTTTTGCGGAACAAATGCCTATTATTGATATCGATGGGATTCATGAAGAAAGAGAATGGTTGCGTTTTCAATCTGCTAAAAAATTAGAAAATAACTTTTTACATTGTTATCAAGTCTGCCATGATTTAAAACCTTATGTTTTTGATAAGAAGTCGGTGACGAATCGACGTTTAGCTAACCTAAGTTTAACCTATCTCATGTTATTGCAAGACCCCAACGTGCATCATCTCTGTGTGGATCATTACAAAAAAGCCGATAACTTAACGGATCGAATGGTGGCATTGAGTGAAATAGTTAATCATAATTTGTCGCAAAGAGATCGTTTTTTAAAAGAGTTTTATGAAAAAAATTCAGCTAATTCTTTAGTGGTTTGTAAATGGTTGGCGATACAAGCGCGTGCTCCACTGCCGGATACCTTGCATCAGGTTAAAAAATTACTGAAGCACCCAGCTTTTGATTGGAAGAATCCAAATAAAATTCGATCCTTGATTGGTGTTTTTTGTTCAGAAAATCGTAGTCAATTTCACGATCGTTCAGGTGCAGGTTATGTATTTTTAAGTGAACAAATACAGCGTCTTGACCCGATCAATCCTCAAATAGCGGCGCGTTTAGTAAAACCTTTCACGCAATGGAAGCGTTTTGATGCCAATCGTCAAGCCTTGATGCGTGAACAATTAGAAAAGCTCATTAAAATACCAGGACTTTCTTCAGATGTGTATGAAATGGTGAGTAAAAGTTTGTTATAA
- the dapB gene encoding 4-hydroxy-tetrahydrodipicolinate reductase, which produces MGQITAKTIKQDPTFDLVAETHSSDELKKSLLSSKADIAIDFTNAAVVFENTKNIILADAHPVIGTSGLLPEQIKELQSLCAGKNLGGIIAPNFCIGVLLMMRFAEQAAHYFSECEIIETHHENKLDAPSATAIKTAELISAGRKTFPSTKKIHETLTGSRGALKNQIPIHALRLPGFLAKQDVLFGHIGGNLIISHETIDRNAYMPGVLLACKKVISLKKLVYGLENFL; this is translated from the coding sequence ATGGGGCAAATCACTGCTAAAACGATTAAGCAGGATCCAACATTCGATTTAGTAGCAGAAACTCACAGTAGCGACGAACTAAAAAAATCACTCTTGTCCAGCAAAGCCGATATTGCCATTGATTTTACCAATGCAGCCGTGGTCTTTGAAAATACCAAAAACATCATACTAGCAGATGCTCATCCTGTTATTGGTACTAGTGGTTTACTTCCAGAGCAAATAAAAGAATTGCAAAGCCTTTGCGCTGGGAAAAACTTAGGCGGAATTATTGCACCCAATTTTTGTATAGGCGTTTTGTTAATGATGCGTTTTGCTGAACAAGCCGCACATTATTTTTCCGAATGTGAAATTATTGAAACACATCATGAAAATAAACTGGATGCACCTTCTGCAACCGCCATAAAAACAGCCGAATTGATTAGCGCCGGTAGAAAAACATTCCCTAGCACCAAGAAAATTCACGAAACCTTAACCGGTTCACGTGGCGCGCTTAAGAATCAGATCCCAATACATGCATTACGTCTGCCAGGATTTCTTGCCAAACAAGATGTGCTATTTGGTCATATCGGTGGGAATCTCATTATCTCCCATGAAACCATAGATCGTAATGCCTATATGCCAGGCGTATTACTAGCTTGCAAAAAAGTAATATCGTTAAAAAAATTAGTTTACGGTTTAGAAAATTTTTTATAA
- a CDS encoding efflux RND transporter periplasmic adaptor subunit, giving the protein MHKLKKHFTRPMIIMLISVGVLFILVFGYQAIHHLFIRHAMQKNTAPVVTVSAMRVEYSWWQPKILTYGSMRAVNGVYVTTELAGLVRTVYLKPGSEVKEGDVLVQLNADSDVALLHSLEAQEKLAEINYHRDSAQFAVKAISKAVLDTDEQNLKNLQAQVAQQAAIVAKKTLKAPFSGRLGVSTVNVGQYLNPGDQVITLQALDPLYADFFIPQQKLAQLQIGSIVNIKTDTYPDKIFTGKVTTINPIVDVNTRNVQIEATIANPQSELYPGMFVSAEVLTSPVKQFLTLPQTAISFNPYGEIAYIVQQKGKAKNGKPQLSVLQTFVTTGEKRGDQIAILEGLKAGEMVVTSGQLKLKNGSHVVINNSVVPNNNPAPVAIDE; this is encoded by the coding sequence GTGCATAAATTAAAAAAGCATTTTACTAGGCCAATGATCATCATGTTGATCAGTGTTGGTGTGCTTTTTATTCTGGTATTTGGTTATCAAGCTATCCACCATCTTTTTATTCGACATGCGATGCAAAAAAATACTGCACCTGTTGTCACCGTTTCGGCTATGCGTGTTGAATATTCGTGGTGGCAACCCAAGATTTTGACTTATGGCAGTATGCGTGCGGTAAACGGAGTCTATGTCACCACGGAATTAGCCGGATTAGTGCGCACGGTTTATTTAAAACCTGGCTCGGAAGTTAAAGAAGGGGATGTATTAGTACAACTCAATGCTGATTCAGATGTGGCTTTACTGCATTCCCTAGAAGCGCAGGAGAAATTAGCCGAAATTAACTATCATCGTGATAGTGCGCAATTTGCTGTTAAAGCGATTAGTAAAGCCGTGCTTGATACCGATGAGCAGAATTTAAAAAATCTGCAAGCACAAGTGGCGCAACAAGCGGCTATAGTCGCCAAAAAAACTTTAAAGGCCCCCTTTAGTGGTCGTTTAGGTGTTTCGACCGTAAATGTTGGACAATATCTTAACCCAGGCGATCAAGTCATCACTTTGCAAGCTTTAGATCCATTGTATGCTGATTTTTTTATTCCGCAGCAAAAGTTAGCGCAATTACAGATAGGATCTATAGTTAACATAAAAACAGATACCTATCCAGATAAAATTTTTACTGGGAAAGTGACCACTATCAACCCAATTGTGGATGTTAATACGCGTAATGTGCAAATTGAAGCGACCATCGCTAATCCACAGTCTGAACTATATCCTGGTATGTTTGTTTCAGCCGAAGTACTTACTAGCCCAGTCAAGCAATTTTTAACTTTGCCACAGACCGCGATTAGTTTTAACCCTTATGGTGAGATAGCTTATATAGTGCAACAAAAAGGAAAAGCTAAAAATGGAAAACCACAATTGAGCGTACTACAAACCTTCGTAACCACCGGTGAAAAACGCGGTGATCAAATTGCAATTTTAGAGGGTTTAAAAGCAGGTGAAATGGTTGTTACTAGCGGACAGCTCAAACTAAAAAATGGCAGTCATGTGGTGATTAATAATTCAGTAGTACCGAATAATAATCCTGCACCGGTAGCTATTGATGAGTAA